From the Pungitius pungitius chromosome 6, fPunPun2.1, whole genome shotgun sequence genome, one window contains:
- the LOC119195526 gene encoding leucine-rich repeat-containing protein 10B, whose product MGNSSGKGGGEEEGEGAKDGEEADFAEKKKDEVVEVEAALPMGVEELFDSGDPVLDLSYRKFKRLPSRVSRLLHLEKLYVCGNSLRTLPDSVSQLQGLRILALDFNKMEDVPAAVCQLTKLTRLYLGSNRLMTLPPELRNLQSLRCLWVESNYIQSFPQELYDLPHLKSLQIGDNRLKTLPSDLCRMEALRGLWLYGNRFDTFPKVLLRMEGLEILDLDRNKISEFPSLRRLRALRLFSYDHNPVDCPPRVGEEVLVVGEGAAEFLEQREAKNERLRKAAEEEAEELALAGEELVIHGILKNSSSNSKQSGGSGEDADTKEEEWLANEREEDVDGAELEYDEEGLEYETEELICEGEGFEYEGDDLEYERAQLDYEYEGPEDAGRQDEGA is encoded by the coding sequence ATGGGCAACTCCTccgggaagggagggggagaagaggagggcgaAGGGGCGAAGGATGGCGAAGAGGCTGActttgcagagaagaagaaggacgaggtggtggAGGTCGAAGCAGCGCTCCCGATGGGGGTGGAGGAGTTGTTCGACAGCGGGGATCCCGTGCTGGACTTGAGCTACCGCAAATTTAAGCGTCTGCCGTCGCGCGTCAGCCGGCTGCTGCATCTGGAGAAGCTGTACGTCTGTGGGAACAGCCTGCGCACCCTGCCCGACAGCGTCTCCCAGCTGCAAGGTCTGCGCATCCTGGCCCTCGACTTCAACAAGATGGAGGACGTCCCCGCCGCCGTCTGCCAGCTCACCAAGCTCACGCGCCTCTACCTGGGCAGCAACCGGCTCATGACCCTCCCGCCCGAGCTGCGGAACCTGCAAAGTCTGCGCTGTTTGTGGGTGGAGAGCAACTACATCCAGAGTTTTCCACAGGAGCTCTACGACCTTCCCCACCTCAAGTCCCTTCAGATTGGAGACAACCGGCTGAAGACTctgccctctgacctctgccGCATGGAAGCTCTGAGGGGATTGTGGCTCTATGGGAACCGCTTTGATACCTTCCCCAAAGTGTTGCTGCGCATGGAGGGTTTGGAGATTTTGGATCTGGACCGCAACAAGATATCGGAGTTTCCCAGCCTGAGGCGTCTCCGCGCCCTCCGGCTCTTCTCCTACGACCACAACCCAGTGGATTGCCCTCCTCGAGTGGGCGAGGAGGTGCTCGTGGTTGGGGAAGGCGCTGCAGAGTTCCTGGAGCAGCGCGAGGCCAAAAATGAGAGGCTGCGAAAGGCCGCCGAGGAAGAGGCCGAAGAGTTGGCCCTGGCGGGCGAGGAGCTGGTGATTCACGGCATCCTGaaaaacagcagctccaactcCAAACAATCTGGGGGGAGTGGAGAGGACGCGGACACTAAAGAGGAAGAGTGGCTGGCGAacgagagggaggaggatgtggaCGGAGCTGAGCTCGAGTATGACGAGGAGGGGCTCGAGTATGAGACGGAGGAGCTGATATGCGAGGGGGAGGGGTTCGAGTACGAGGGGGACGACCTGGAGTACGAGAGGGCTCAGCTGGACTATGAGTACGAGGGGCCGGAGGACGCCGGGAGACAAGATGAAGGGGCGTGA
- the saxo4 gene encoding uncharacterized protein saxo4, protein MARPPSLLLSESNAPTIKSIGKKEPSGFLLNAPSNQIFPKAPFDCSHFSTTYKSSFCHDDGSDESVSGLIGARSICGKRDSSYSRRDMDRFIFSC, encoded by the exons ATGGCCCGGCCA CCCTCTCTTCTGCTCTCAGAAAGTAATGCACCAACTATCAAGTCCATTGGGAAAAAG GAGCCCTCGGGGTTTCTTCTCAATGCCCCGAGCAACCAGATTTTTCCTAAGGCGCCGTTTGATTGTTCACACTTCAGCACGACCTACAAAAGCTC GTTTTGTCACGATGACGGTTCTGACGAGTCCGTCTCCGGCCTTATCGGCGCAAGAAGCATCTGCGGAAAAAGGGACAGCAGCTACAGCCGCCGGGACATGGACAG gttCATCTTCTCATGCTGA